A single Sutterella megalosphaeroides DNA region contains:
- the dcuC gene encoding C4-dicarboxylate transporter DcuC, which produces MTWSLWLAGIATILTIAALLKRWETRLVLFTSGLAMAALVGEPQIAMKAFIANMTNGSLITSICSSMGFAAVVAITRCDVHFVGLLVKPLGKLGVFLLPFCMLVASCVAVAIPSAAGCAAALGPTMIPLMVRAGFHPAIAGAAIIGSITPSTLSPGSSHNVWIAKIAEMDVMDLIVQFAPEVLTMCALNIVLVTAMVFVFRDYKRPQPGEDLGFSVVADERGQLPEHPSMLRAVAPILPVVLLMLGATVIPQIRMSVAEAMVYGSIYTLLITRSNPQTVTKEFFGGMGKGYANIMGIIIAAGCFAGGLRACGVIDSLIETLKHSNDIARYAANFGPFVMGVLTGSGDAAGHAFNQAVTPYAADFGMKIENLGMVAALSGAFGRMCSPIAGATIVIAGMTKLSPLDVAKRMAIPMLVNLVLLGFVFEL; this is translated from the coding sequence ATGACCTGGAGTCTTTGGCTTGCGGGGATCGCGACGATCCTCACGATCGCGGCGCTCTTGAAGCGATGGGAAACGCGTTTGGTGCTTTTCACGTCCGGTTTGGCGATGGCGGCTCTTGTAGGCGAACCTCAGATCGCTATGAAGGCATTCATCGCCAATATGACGAACGGATCGCTCATTACGTCGATCTGCTCTTCGATGGGCTTTGCCGCAGTGGTTGCCATCACGCGGTGCGACGTGCATTTCGTGGGGCTCTTGGTGAAGCCGCTCGGGAAGCTCGGCGTCTTTCTCTTGCCCTTTTGCATGCTCGTCGCCTCGTGCGTCGCGGTGGCGATCCCGAGCGCTGCGGGTTGCGCCGCGGCTCTCGGCCCCACGATGATTCCGCTCATGGTTCGCGCGGGCTTCCATCCGGCGATCGCGGGCGCGGCCATCATCGGTTCGATTACGCCGTCGACGCTCAGCCCGGGAAGTTCCCACAACGTCTGGATCGCGAAAATTGCCGAAATGGACGTGATGGACCTCATCGTGCAGTTCGCCCCCGAAGTGCTCACGATGTGTGCGTTGAACATCGTTCTCGTAACGGCAATGGTTTTTGTTTTCCGAGACTACAAGCGCCCGCAACCGGGCGAAGACCTCGGCTTTTCGGTCGTTGCCGACGAGCGCGGCCAGCTGCCCGAACATCCGAGCATGCTTCGCGCCGTCGCTCCGATTCTCCCGGTTGTTCTCCTGATGCTCGGTGCGACCGTGATTCCGCAGATCCGCATGTCGGTCGCGGAAGCGATGGTGTACGGATCGATCTACACGCTTCTCATCACGCGCTCGAATCCGCAGACCGTCACGAAGGAATTCTTCGGAGGCATGGGCAAAGGCTACGCGAACATCATGGGCATCATCATTGCGGCCGGGTGCTTCGCAGGCGGTCTGCGCGCCTGCGGCGTGATCGATTCGCTGATTGAGACCCTCAAGCACTCGAACGACATTGCGCGCTACGCGGCCAATTTCGGTCCCTTTGTCATGGGGGTGCTCACCGGTTCGGGTGACGCCGCCGGGCACGCCTTCAATCAGGCCGTGACGCCGTATGCCGCCGACTTCGGGATGAAAATCGAAAACCTCGGCATGGTGGCCGCACTTTCCGGCGCCTTCGGTCGCATGTGCTCGCCGATTGCCGGCGCGACCATCGTGATCGCCGGCATGACCAAGCTTTCCCCGCTCGACGTCGCCAAGCGCATGGCGATTCCGATGCTGGTCAATCTCGTTTTGCTCGGCTTCGTGTTCGAGCTTTGA
- a CDS encoding DUF1177 domain-containing protein encodes MCWKHVIALYDVLDDPAATGERVLETFKPFEACGISTSLTTIEGARGRVDFVRILIPGKRGRTFGGDAPTLGVIGRLGGIGARPERIGFTSDGDGALAALSAARKLAEMRARGDVLEGDVIVTTQICPTAPTRPHEPVPFMDSPVPSAVSNEHEVEPAMDAILTIDTTKGNRILNARGIALTPTVRDGWILRVCEPALDILSTVTGRLPLVLPVTMQDITPYGNDVYHLNSILQPSVATRAPVIGVAITTVSQVAGCATGASHLTDVEEAARFAVETAKAHTAGRCPFNDETEYRRILERYGSMAHLRTMGDKA; translated from the coding sequence ATGTGTTGGAAACATGTCATCGCGCTCTACGACGTTCTTGACGATCCCGCCGCGACGGGAGAACGCGTTCTGGAAACGTTCAAACCGTTCGAAGCCTGCGGCATCTCGACCTCTTTGACGACGATCGAAGGCGCGCGCGGGCGCGTTGACTTCGTGCGCATTCTCATTCCGGGAAAGCGCGGCCGGACGTTCGGCGGCGACGCCCCGACGCTCGGCGTCATCGGACGCCTCGGCGGGATCGGTGCGCGTCCCGAACGGATCGGCTTCACGTCGGACGGAGACGGGGCGCTTGCCGCCCTGTCGGCTGCGCGCAAACTTGCCGAGATGCGCGCGCGAGGCGACGTCCTTGAGGGCGACGTGATCGTAACGACCCAGATCTGTCCTACGGCTCCGACGCGGCCTCACGAGCCCGTCCCCTTCATGGATTCGCCCGTGCCGAGCGCCGTGAGCAACGAGCATGAAGTCGAACCCGCGATGGATGCGATTCTCACGATCGATACGACGAAGGGGAACCGTATTCTCAACGCTCGGGGCATCGCCCTCACGCCGACCGTACGGGACGGGTGGATCCTGCGCGTGTGCGAACCCGCACTCGACATCCTCTCGACCGTGACGGGGCGACTCCCGCTCGTTCTGCCCGTCACGATGCAGGACATCACGCCCTACGGCAACGACGTCTACCACTTGAATTCCATCCTGCAGCCTTCGGTCGCGACGCGTGCGCCCGTGATCGGCGTTGCGATTACGACGGTCTCGCAGGTGGCGGGATGCGCCACGGGCGCGTCGCACCTTACGGACGTCGAAGAGGCGGCGCGCTTTGCAGTTGAGACGGCAAAGGCCCATACGGCAGGGCGTTGCCCCTTCAATGACGAAACCGAATACCGGCGTATTCTCGAGCGCTACGGTTCGATGGCTCATCTGCGTACCATGGGAGACAAAGCATGA
- a CDS encoding amidohydrolase — translation MSDIVKTMIADRRRLHARPEEGWCEFETTYLIVARLRALGFEVWTGDRAVDPEHALGRDPKLVEAAAARASAHGVPQVFLDETKGYTGAVGVWKTGRPGPVTALRFDIDALPIDETTDAEHEACRGGYRSEIPGFSHACGHDGHTAVGLGVAAWVAENADKLCGTVKLLFQPAEEGVRGAAAMTARGVVDDVDWFAGAHIGCSARLGQVGVSHHGYLATTKFDLDITGVPSAAGSPEKGKSALMCGAALCMSLGSLPGHSGGITRVQIGKFNSGTGRNIVAEHASLVMEVRGETTEINDYMAKAVESTVSGITAAYGCTYDLRRVGEAVTYRGDEEAVELIKSAAAEVPGVDSVVDMNAKVGSEDCTVLIRRVQEHGGKAVFFYFGCNHHGHHRHDFEIQDETSLAIGWGVFTGFLKRTNGLQAV, via the coding sequence ATGTCCGATATTGTGAAGACCATGATTGCCGACCGCAGGCGTCTGCATGCGCGTCCCGAAGAGGGCTGGTGCGAGTTCGAGACCACGTACCTGATCGTCGCTCGGCTTCGAGCGCTCGGCTTCGAAGTGTGGACCGGCGACCGTGCGGTAGATCCCGAGCATGCTCTCGGGCGTGATCCGAAGCTTGTCGAGGCCGCGGCGGCGCGCGCTTCGGCGCACGGCGTTCCTCAGGTATTTCTCGATGAAACGAAGGGCTATACGGGCGCAGTCGGTGTTTGGAAGACCGGACGTCCGGGGCCCGTAACCGCTCTGCGCTTCGATATCGATGCATTGCCGATCGACGAGACGACCGACGCCGAACACGAAGCTTGTCGGGGCGGATACCGATCCGAAATTCCCGGCTTTTCACACGCCTGCGGTCACGACGGTCATACGGCCGTCGGTCTCGGCGTCGCCGCCTGGGTGGCGGAGAATGCGGACAAGCTCTGCGGTACCGTCAAACTTCTTTTCCAGCCGGCGGAAGAGGGCGTTCGCGGTGCGGCCGCCATGACCGCACGCGGCGTCGTCGACGATGTCGACTGGTTTGCGGGTGCGCACATCGGCTGCTCGGCCCGTCTGGGACAAGTCGGCGTGTCGCATCACGGCTACCTGGCCACGACGAAATTCGACTTGGACATCACGGGCGTTCCTTCGGCGGCGGGAAGTCCCGAAAAAGGGAAGAGCGCTCTCATGTGCGGCGCCGCTCTCTGCATGTCCCTCGGGTCGCTCCCCGGGCACAGCGGCGGCATCACGCGCGTGCAAATCGGGAAGTTCAATTCGGGAACGGGGCGAAACATCGTTGCCGAACACGCCTCGCTCGTGATGGAAGTTCGCGGCGAAACGACCGAGATCAACGACTACATGGCCAAGGCCGTCGAGTCGACCGTTTCGGGCATCACGGCCGCATACGGCTGTACGTACGATCTGCGCCGCGTCGGCGAGGCCGTGACCTACCGGGGCGACGAAGAGGCCGTCGAACTCATCAAATCCGCGGCTGCGGAAGTTCCGGGCGTCGATTCGGTCGTTGACATGAACGCAAAGGTCGGAAGCGAAGACTGCACGGTGCTTATCCGTCGCGTTCAGGAGCATGGCGGCAAAGCCGTGTTTTTCTACTTCGGTTGCAATCATCACGGACATCACCGGCATGACTTCGAGATCCAGGATGAAACGTCGCTCGCCATCGGCTGGGGCGTCTTTACCGGGTTCCTGAAGCGCACGAACGGGTTGCAGGCCGTCTGA
- a CDS encoding ABC transporter substrate-binding protein, whose translation MPATLPTLLAELIRKLPTLPNGVRLACRAFSRRAARSCAAGLAVALAAVATAGSAMTATGAESEPTEKPLLLNSPRPATEYETNTLFTAFGGRSPRTLDPQRSYSADETVYTYNICEPLYQYHYLKRPYELVGRTAERVAHPTYVDASGRALPDDADPSTIAESIYTISIRQGIFYAPHPAFAKDAEGRFLYHDLPEEVAAQKRSPADFERTSTRELTAYDYVWGIKRLASPRVVSPVLGTLAHHIVGLDDFAKTLAAEDKARRARGESVESRYLDLSKHDIRGVRAIDAHTLEIRVHGKYPQFSNWLAMTFFAPVPPEADRFYAQAGFARNNFSLDTWPVGTGPYRMAVFEENRRHVLEKNPLFRKETYPCEGEPGDRERGLLEACGKPLPLTDRVVFDIEKEAVPLQTKFLQGYYDSPSIDRVDTGLGFVAAMNDDPEKAALYTKKKLQFPATVEAGLWYVGFNWLDPVLGGTGTPEEQRRARLLRRAISIAVDWEENIAIFQKNQGVAAHGPIPPGLFGWRDDGPSAFNPTVYRRIESSDASGKVRVERRPIEEARALMREAGYPDGRDAKTGRPLVLNFDYQNAAQGSKAYLEWYQRQFAKLGIQLEIRATDYNRFQEKMDRGAAQIFLWGWVADYPDAENFLFLFYGPNAKARGGGENASNYASAAFDREFEAMRYLEDGPEKAERIDRMIRILQEDAPVMFGYFPAAAAAYHEWVRNAKPSSMIRNGLPYLAIDAKLRSDRIAEWNPPQLAPLGILLAGAAALLLFARRVRAKREGLRMRPPESGSDEKHGSTRRGNREGAAR comes from the coding sequence ATGCCCGCCACGCTCCCAACGCTTCTCGCCGAACTCATCCGCAAGCTTCCGACGTTGCCGAATGGCGTTCGCCTTGCATGCCGTGCCTTTTCACGCCGCGCCGCAAGGAGTTGTGCGGCGGGGCTCGCGGTTGCGCTCGCAGCGGTAGCAACGGCAGGGTCGGCGATGACGGCGACAGGTGCGGAGAGTGAGCCGACCGAGAAGCCGCTTCTTCTCAACTCCCCTCGCCCCGCGACCGAATACGAAACGAACACGCTCTTTACGGCTTTCGGCGGCAGAAGCCCCCGAACGCTCGACCCGCAGCGCTCCTATTCGGCGGACGAGACGGTCTATACGTACAACATCTGCGAGCCGCTCTACCAGTACCACTACCTGAAGCGTCCCTACGAACTCGTCGGCCGCACGGCCGAACGCGTCGCGCACCCGACCTACGTAGACGCCTCGGGGCGGGCGTTGCCCGACGATGCCGATCCCTCGACGATCGCCGAGTCGATCTACACGATTTCGATTCGCCAAGGGATTTTCTACGCGCCGCACCCCGCGTTTGCGAAAGACGCCGAAGGGCGCTTCCTCTACCACGACCTGCCCGAGGAGGTTGCGGCGCAAAAGCGCTCGCCCGCCGATTTCGAGCGGACGTCCACGCGCGAACTCACCGCCTACGACTACGTCTGGGGAATCAAGCGCCTCGCGAGCCCCCGGGTCGTGAGTCCCGTGCTCGGCACGCTCGCGCACCACATCGTGGGGTTGGACGACTTCGCCAAAACGCTTGCCGCCGAAGACAAAGCCCGTCGGGCGAGGGGCGAATCGGTCGAGTCGCGCTACCTCGACCTCTCGAAGCACGACATACGGGGCGTGCGCGCGATCGACGCGCACACGCTCGAAATTCGCGTGCACGGAAAGTACCCGCAGTTCTCGAACTGGCTCGCCATGACCTTTTTCGCGCCCGTTCCGCCCGAAGCGGACCGCTTCTACGCGCAGGCGGGGTTTGCGCGCAACAATTTCTCGCTCGACACGTGGCCCGTCGGAACGGGTCCCTACCGCATGGCGGTCTTTGAGGAAAACCGCCGCCACGTGCTCGAAAAGAATCCCCTCTTTCGCAAGGAAACCTACCCGTGCGAGGGCGAGCCGGGCGACCGGGAGCGGGGCCTCTTGGAAGCGTGCGGAAAGCCCCTGCCGCTTACGGACCGCGTCGTTTTCGACATCGAAAAAGAGGCCGTGCCGCTCCAGACGAAATTTCTTCAGGGCTACTACGACAGTCCCTCGATCGATCGGGTCGACACGGGGCTCGGGTTCGTCGCGGCCATGAACGACGACCCGGAAAAGGCGGCGCTTTACACGAAAAAGAAATTGCAGTTCCCCGCGACCGTCGAAGCGGGCCTCTGGTACGTGGGGTTCAATTGGTTGGACCCGGTCTTGGGCGGCACGGGCACGCCCGAAGAGCAGCGTCGCGCGCGGCTTTTGCGCCGGGCGATTTCGATTGCGGTCGACTGGGAAGAGAACATCGCGATCTTTCAGAAGAATCAGGGAGTCGCCGCCCACGGGCCGATTCCGCCGGGCCTTTTCGGCTGGCGCGACGACGGTCCTTCGGCCTTCAACCCGACGGTCTATCGGCGCATCGAATCTAGCGATGCGTCGGGGAAAGTTCGCGTCGAACGGCGTCCGATCGAAGAAGCCCGAGCCCTCATGCGCGAGGCGGGCTATCCCGACGGGCGGGACGCCAAAACGGGGCGGCCGCTCGTGCTCAACTTCGACTACCAGAACGCGGCCCAGGGATCGAAAGCGTATCTGGAGTGGTACCAGCGGCAGTTCGCGAAGCTCGGCATTCAGCTTGAAATTCGCGCGACCGACTACAACCGCTTCCAGGAAAAGATGGATCGGGGCGCGGCGCAGATCTTCCTCTGGGGGTGGGTCGCGGACTACCCGGACGCGGAAAACTTCCTCTTTCTCTTTTACGGACCGAACGCCAAGGCGCGCGGAGGCGGAGAAAACGCCTCGAACTACGCGAGCGCCGCGTTCGACCGGGAGTTCGAAGCGATGCGCTACTTGGAGGACGGCCCCGAAAAAGCGGAACGCATCGACCGGATGATTCGCATCCTCCAGGAGGACGCGCCCGTCATGTTCGGCTACTTCCCGGCGGCCGCCGCCGCTTACCACGAGTGGGTCCGCAACGCGAAACCCTCGTCGATGATTCGCAACGGCCTTCCCTACCTCGCAATCGACGCCAAACTCCGTTCGGACCGCATCGCCGAATGGAATCCTCCGCAACTCGCGCCCTTGGGGATTCTCCTTGCGGGCGCGGCCGCACTCCTGCTTTTCGCCCGACGCGTGCGGGCGAAACGCGAAGGGCTGCGGATGCGGCCGCCCGAAAGCGGTTCGGATGAAAAGCACGGAAGCACCCGAAGAGGCAACCGAGAAGGAGCCGCACGATGA
- a CDS encoding MarR family winged helix-turn-helix transcriptional regulator — MPNKDFNEINSTPDFFDVQEAEWHARFPDKDIRCNGTVTRLVRLAQHSRRRTERIFERYGLSIGEVEVLSAVVRSPDHRLQPKHLHERMIVSSGGLTARIDSLEKKGALVREPDARDRRAWILRATPAGVALAIEVHAAHVRDEERFVEALDPEESVVLERLLKKLVLSVEPEEGDPGAGDL; from the coding sequence ATGCCGAACAAAGACTTTAACGAGATAAACAGTACGCCCGACTTCTTTGACGTTCAAGAAGCCGAGTGGCACGCGCGTTTCCCGGACAAGGACATCCGTTGCAACGGTACGGTGACGCGACTCGTGCGCCTGGCGCAACATTCGCGCCGCCGCACCGAACGCATTTTCGAGCGTTACGGGCTCTCGATCGGCGAGGTGGAGGTGCTCTCCGCCGTGGTGCGCAGCCCCGACCACCGGTTGCAACCCAAGCACCTGCACGAACGCATGATCGTCTCTTCGGGCGGCCTCACGGCCCGCATCGACAGTCTCGAGAAGAAGGGAGCGCTCGTGCGCGAACCCGACGCGCGGGATCGGCGCGCATGGATTCTGCGGGCAACGCCCGCCGGCGTCGCGCTGGCCATCGAGGTGCACGCCGCACACGTGCGCGACGAAGAGCGCTTTGTCGAAGCGCTCGACCCCGAAGAATCGGTCGTTCTTGAGAGGCTCCTTAAGAAGCTCGTCCTCTCCGTCGAGCCCGAGGAGGGCGATCCGGGAGCCGGCGACCTTTAA
- a CDS encoding porin yields the protein MNKTLLHAASLAALTALATPATASDIQLYGVLDYGLSVQHREYVDGTDSTQSRMVSGQYIGSRVGLKGEEDLGNGLKAGFVLENGFSSDTGALGQGGRLFGRDARLYLDGDFGYLSFGRMGSMVGGNGPYARFGHVVSPFSCGWGDIGGHLQVVSLGYEFIDNAVAYTTPTFAGFDATVQYSFGTDTKKYGTGVEGKSSVERMASGAVRYRNDKMMVAFGVESINQAQPAADNAQLDDSFSWNLGANYDAGWAKFYGYAQVFESYAAAARTTTFALASGVDGWGVNVGVDVPAFGGTAKLGVGYGDFEGSRDSAMTMSTWQTAVGYTYALSRRTTLYTAADWIASDYSQSYKTEKPSATEDVVEFTVGIVHKF from the coding sequence ATGAATAAGACCCTTCTTCATGCGGCTTCGCTCGCCGCTCTCACCGCGCTGGCGACTCCCGCGACGGCCTCCGACATCCAACTCTACGGCGTGCTCGACTACGGTCTTTCCGTGCAGCACCGCGAATACGTCGACGGCACCGATTCGACGCAAAGCCGCATGGTTTCCGGTCAGTACATCGGCTCGCGCGTCGGTCTCAAGGGCGAAGAAGACCTCGGCAACGGCCTCAAGGCGGGGTTCGTGCTTGAAAACGGCTTCTCGTCCGATACGGGCGCGCTCGGCCAGGGCGGCCGCCTCTTCGGGCGCGACGCGCGCCTCTACCTCGACGGCGATTTCGGGTACCTTTCCTTCGGCCGTATGGGGTCGATGGTGGGCGGCAACGGCCCGTACGCCCGCTTCGGTCACGTGGTGAGCCCCTTCTCCTGCGGCTGGGGCGACATCGGCGGCCACCTCCAGGTGGTGTCGCTCGGCTACGAATTCATCGACAACGCCGTCGCCTACACGACGCCGACCTTTGCCGGGTTCGACGCGACCGTTCAGTACTCCTTCGGCACCGACACGAAGAAGTACGGCACGGGCGTTGAAGGCAAGAGCTCCGTCGAACGCATGGCGAGCGGCGCGGTTCGCTACCGCAACGACAAGATGATGGTCGCCTTCGGCGTTGAATCCATCAACCAGGCGCAGCCTGCGGCGGACAACGCTCAGCTCGACGACAGCTTCTCCTGGAACCTCGGCGCGAACTACGACGCCGGCTGGGCGAAGTTCTACGGCTACGCTCAGGTGTTCGAAAGCTACGCGGCCGCGGCCCGTACGACCACGTTCGCGCTCGCTTCGGGCGTCGACGGCTGGGGTGTCAACGTCGGCGTCGACGTTCCCGCCTTCGGCGGCACGGCGAAGCTCGGCGTCGGCTACGGCGACTTCGAAGGGAGCCGCGACTCCGCCATGACGATGAGCACCTGGCAGACGGCCGTGGGCTACACGTACGCGCTCTCCCGCCGTACGACACTCTACACGGCGGCCGACTGGATCGCCTCCGACTACTCGCAGTCCTACAAGACCGAAAAGCCGAGCGCCACGGAAGACGTGGTGGAATTCACGGTCGGGATCGTGCACAAGTTCTGA
- a CDS encoding ABC transporter permease → MIAYLVRRVLYGALVLFGVNLLTFLLFFAVNTPDDMARLNLGGKRITPEAVEAWKAAHGYDLPLFVNERAEGAAKFTETLFWKKSVPMLALDFGTSDTGRDIAAEIRTRSVPSLLLAVPTFVLGLLVLVTWSLVVVLFRRTAFEAAAVGLSVVLMSVSSLFYVILGQWLFGKVMRLVPVSGWASDEGAIVFLLLPVALGILSRLGSDTLLYRALFLEEMEKDYVWLARMKGLTEERILFGHVLRNASLPIITSSVAMIPMLFMGSLIMESFFGIPGLGSYTIDALNAQDFSVVRAMVFLGTVAYVAGLILTDIVYTWADPRIRLGRA, encoded by the coding sequence ATGATCGCCTACCTCGTTCGACGCGTCCTTTACGGCGCACTCGTCCTTTTCGGCGTGAACCTCCTCACGTTTCTCCTCTTTTTCGCCGTGAACACGCCCGACGACATGGCGCGGCTCAATTTGGGCGGCAAACGCATCACACCCGAAGCGGTCGAAGCGTGGAAGGCGGCGCACGGCTACGATCTGCCGCTTTTCGTGAACGAACGAGCGGAAGGCGCGGCAAAGTTCACCGAGACCCTTTTCTGGAAGAAAAGCGTTCCGATGCTGGCTCTTGACTTCGGAACGAGCGACACGGGACGCGACATCGCGGCCGAAATCCGCACGCGCTCGGTCCCCTCGCTCCTCTTGGCCGTGCCGACCTTCGTGCTCGGGCTTCTGGTGCTCGTCACCTGGTCGCTCGTGGTCGTTCTTTTCCGGCGAACGGCCTTCGAAGCGGCGGCCGTGGGGTTGTCGGTCGTTCTGATGTCCGTTTCGTCCCTTTTCTACGTGATTCTCGGGCAGTGGCTTTTCGGGAAGGTGATGCGGCTCGTGCCCGTTTCGGGCTGGGCCTCGGACGAAGGGGCGATCGTCTTTTTGTTGCTGCCCGTGGCCCTTGGGATCCTCTCGCGGCTCGGAAGCGACACGCTCCTATACCGAGCGCTTTTTCTCGAAGAGATGGAGAAGGACTACGTGTGGCTTGCCCGCATGAAGGGCCTCACCGAAGAACGGATTCTTTTCGGGCACGTGTTGAGGAACGCCTCGCTTCCGATCATCACCTCGAGCGTTGCAATGATTCCGATGCTCTTTATGGGGAGTCTCATCATGGAGAGCTTCTTCGGGATTCCGGGGCTCGGCAGCTACACGATCGACGCCCTCAACGCGCAGGACTTCTCGGTCGTGCGCGCCATGGTTTTCCTCGGCACCGTCGCCTACGTCGCGGGCCTCATTCTCACCGACATCGTCTACACCTGGGCGGATCCCCGAATCCGACTCGGGCGCGCGTGA
- a CDS encoding MerR family transcriptional regulator — translation MDHDKRGPKRYRIGDFARGLGVTADFLKHYQESGLLDVHRTPSGYRYYAFEQSARVIDYLRLRNYGVSVREMREYTDCDPERAMALLGERTREMRRTIERLQAIVDEEEALERWFEARRKCPIDWEIREVEPYVFLRHTNDRAFLEDKRIRELLRDWCAWLPVTKSAMLVKLGPCEGADTVHWGFAVPERLLERYGIPRNDAVERLKFGRVFVLHFYGLEDAFEMRAAAEGRHAAHALVRELGFRVAGDGLLINEMRLTDKTGQPRPGLGRFILPVERV, via the coding sequence ATGGATCACGACAAACGAGGCCCGAAACGCTATCGCATCGGCGACTTTGCCCGAGGACTCGGCGTTACGGCCGACTTTCTGAAGCACTATCAGGAAAGCGGCCTGCTCGACGTGCATCGCACGCCGAGCGGCTACCGCTACTACGCGTTCGAGCAGTCCGCGCGCGTGATCGATTATCTGCGGCTTCGCAACTACGGCGTGAGCGTTCGGGAAATGCGCGAGTACACGGACTGCGACCCCGAACGCGCAATGGCGCTGCTCGGCGAGCGCACCCGCGAGATGCGTCGCACGATCGAGCGCCTTCAGGCGATCGTCGACGAAGAAGAAGCTTTGGAGCGCTGGTTCGAGGCGCGCCGAAAGTGCCCGATCGACTGGGAGATTCGGGAGGTCGAGCCCTACGTCTTTTTGCGGCATACGAACGACCGCGCGTTTCTCGAAGACAAGCGCATCCGCGAACTCCTGCGCGATTGGTGCGCCTGGCTCCCCGTCACGAAGTCCGCGATGCTCGTGAAGCTCGGTCCCTGCGAAGGCGCCGATACGGTGCACTGGGGCTTTGCGGTGCCGGAGCGGCTTCTGGAACGCTACGGGATCCCGCGCAACGACGCCGTGGAGCGACTCAAGTTCGGTCGGGTCTTTGTTCTCCATTTCTACGGGCTCGAAGATGCTTTCGAGATGAGGGCCGCGGCCGAAGGACGCCACGCCGCTCACGCACTCGTGCGCGAGCTCGGCTTTCGCGTGGCGGGCGATGGGCTCCTCATCAACGAAATGCGCTTGACGGACAAAACGGGACAGCCCCGCCCGGGGCTTGGGCGCTTCATTCTGCCCGTCGAGCGGGTCTGA